Proteins co-encoded in one Setaria viridis chromosome 9, Setaria_viridis_v4.0, whole genome shotgun sequence genomic window:
- the LOC117838475 gene encoding uncharacterized protein has protein sequence MAALLHQAALPAAKPPHPWALNPTPSLSLSPLSRRRRRAPTIRSAATDSSIGAGAAPSENKKTTRKEKQQERRRQQDLQHRQQQLMMMEEASSLATKRDGDSNSGRRSGEKQDGGDDDDEELPQPVFDRILRRIMFAVGVPMASGVALLNAYDALKRGQGVEVPTWVPLLTILVAFGTSALGIAYGTLSASWDPDKEGSLLGIDEARANWPVLWKEEIEKEKAKAKQRKK, from the coding sequence ATGGCCGCCTTACTCCACCAAGCGGCTCTCCCGGCCGCAAAACCACCCCACCCATGGGCGCTCAACCCGACGCCCAGCCTGAGCCTCTCACCGCTCTCCAGGCGACGTCGACGCGCCCCAACCATCCGCTCGGCGGCCACGGACAGCAGcatcggcgccggcgcagcGCCGTCCGAGAATAAGAAGACCACCCGGAAGGAGAagcagcaggagcggcggcggcagcaggacCTGCAgcaccggcagcagcagctgatgATGATGGAAGAGGCGTCGTCGCTCGCGACGAAGCGCGACGGCGACAGCAACAgcggccgccgcagcggcgAGAAGCAGgatggcggcgacgacgacgacgaggagctgCCGCAGCCCGTGTTCGACCGCATCCTGCGCCGGATCATGTTCGCAGTGGGCGTGCCCATGGCGTCGGGCGTGGCGCTGCTCAATGCGTACGACGCGCTCAAGCGCGGGCAGGGGGTGGAGGTGCCGACGTGGGTGCCGCTGCTGACCATCCTCGTCGCCTTCGGCACGTCGGCGCTGGGCATCGCCTACGGCACGCTATCGGCGAGCTGGGACCCCGACAAGGAAGGGTCGCTGCTCGGCATCGACGAGGCCAGGGCCAACTGGCCCGTGCTGTGGAAGGAAGAGAtcgagaaggagaaggccaAGGCGAAGCAGAGGAAGAAATGA
- the LOC117838474 gene encoding probable serine/threonine-protein kinase At1g01540, with product MTAPPRTPPPPTARPVASGSPHRHPRPPPAPRHHLHPQHKQQGAATTSVLGVGVPNAWLSQRTPVLGLRAWVLVAAGAAAAALALLCLVFCLCRRCRRHRPPRLAPSAHRPGASRSLRHRVHAHHEAVAMPPAKDVEEASARWRPPPFEPPIEVIKAEQKAPLILAEHFARTSGESATSRSGDGGSTDSGGGSDAEVPEAARRGWGRRYTRREMEEATGGLAAANVMGEGCYGVVYRGVLRDGTAVAVKNLHNNRGQAEKDFRMEVQTIGRVRHKNLVSLLGYCSEGACRMLVYQYMENSNLDKWLHHDDSEISPLTWDIRMRILLGTAKGLAYLHEGLEPKIVHRDIKSSNILLDQQWNAKVSDFGLAKVLCSERSYVNTRVMGTFGYVAPEYAKTGMLTERSDVYSFGVLVMEVITGRTPVDYTRPADEVNLVEWLKHMVAERRVEEVLDPRLPEPPPSKALKRAILAALRCVDPEGSQRPTMAHVVHMLEDDQIQRDEFKLARDLSPRESDSYEREHCR from the exons ATGACTGCTCCGCCGAGGACGCCACCCCCGCCCACCGCGCGGCCCGTGGCGAGCGGCTCCCCGCACCGCCACCCCCGTCCCCCTCCCGCTCCGCGCCACCATCTCCACCCGCAGCACAAGCAGCAGGGCGCCGCGACGACGTCCGTGCTGGGCGTCGGCGTCCCGAACGCCTGGCTCTCGCAGCGCACCCCCGTCCTCGGCCTCCGCGCCTgggtcctcgtcgccgccggcgccgcggcggccgccctcgCCCTGCTCTGCCTCGTCTTCTGCctgtgccgccgctgccgccggcatcGCCCCCCTCGCCTCGCCCCGAGCGCGCACCGCCCCGGCGCCAGCAGGTCACTCAGGCACCGCGTGCACGCGCATCATGAGGCGGTGGCAATGCCGCCGGCCAAGGATGTCGAGGAGGCCTCCGCCCGGTGGCGCCCGCCGCCGTTCGAGCCGCCGATCGAGGTCATCAAGGCGGAGCAGAAGGCGCCGCTGATCCTGGCGGAGCATTTCGCGAGGACGAGCGGCGAGTCGGCGACGAGCAGAAGCGGCGATGGCGGAAGCaccgacagcggcggcggcagcgacgcggAGGTTcccgaggcggcgcggcgcgggtgggGCCGGCGGTACACGCGCcgggagatggaggaggccaCGGGCGGGCTCGCCGCCGCGAACGTGATGGGGGAGGGTTGCTACGGTGTCGTGTACAGGGGCGTGCTCCGGGACggcaccgccgtcgccgtcaaAAACCTCCACAACAACCG GGGCCAAGCAGAGAAAGATTTCAGGATGGAGGTTCAGACGATCGGGCGTGTCCGGCACAAGAATCTGGTCAGTTTGCTCGGCTACTGCAGCGAAGGAGCATGCAG GATGCTTGTTTACCAGTACATGGAGAACAGTAATCTGGATAAGTGGCTGCACCACGATGACAGTGAAATCAGTCCACTGACCTGGGACATCAGGATGCGCATACTCCTTGGAACGGCCAAAGG GTTGGCCTACCTTCACGAAGGGCTGGAGCCCAAGATAGTTCACCGCGACATCAAATCCAGCAACATTCTTCTCGACCAGCAGTGGAACGCCAAGGTGTCGGATTTCGGGCTCGCCAAGGTTCTCTGTTCTGAGAGATCCTACGTAAACACGCGGGTCATGGGAACGTTCGG GTATGTGGCACCGGAGTACGCGAAAACCGGAATGCTGACCGAGAGGAGCGACGTTTACAGCTTCGGAGTGCTGGTCATGGAGGTCATAACCGGCCGGACTCCGGTGGACTACACAAGACCAGCCGATGAG GTGAACCTGGTGGAGTGGCTGAAGCACATGGTCGCCGagcggagggtggaggaggtgctGGACCCCAGGctgccggagccgccgccgtccaagGCCCTGAAGCGGGCGATCCTTGCCGCGCTCCGGTGCGTCGACCCGGAGGGCAGCCAGAGACCCACCATGGCACATGTGGTTCATATGCTCGAAGACGACCAGATACAGCGAGAC GAATTCAAGCTCGCCAGGGATCTGTCCCCTCGGGAGTCAGATAGCTACGAGCGCGAGCACTGCAGATGA
- the LOC117840963 gene encoding protein SAR DEFICIENT 4: MAAPPPHPFVYIDAAALHSLLPFPSLIPHLRAGLAHPELSAGIQCPQRVSFPVPTAPSAALLLMPSWCAHPSLPYLALKAVTSFPSNSPRLPSVHAAVSLFSSATGAPLASIEGSALTLLRTAAVSALAASLLASPSRPPSVLALAGAGALAPYLAEAHIAALPSISRVLVWNRTRSKSAALVARLRDAHPGLAVEEAGGMDEAVAAADIVSCATGSREPIVRGELLRPGAHLDLVGSFTPEMRECDDEALRRGRVFIDFEAAMEEAGELVGAVQRGVLRRSDVAGTLAELAAGTVDGRRSDDEITVFKSVGTAVVDLLAAQLAYETHIATTKNA, translated from the coding sequence AtggcggcgcctccgccgcacCCGTTCGTGTACatcgacgcggcggcgctccacTCGCTTCTCCCGTTCCCGTCCCTGATCCCGCACCTCCGCGCGGGCCTCGCCCACCCCGAGCTCTCCGCCGGCATCCAGTGCCCGCAGCGCGTCTCGTTCCCGGTCCCCAccgcgccgtccgccgcgctcctcctcatGCCCTCCTGGTGCGCGCACCCCTCGCTCCCGTACCTCGCGCTCAAGGCCGTCACCTCCTTCCCCTCCAACTCCCCGCGCCTCCCCTCCGTGcacgccgccgtctccctcttCAGCTCCGCCACGGGGGCCCCGCTCGCCTCCATCGAGGGCTCCGCGCTCACGCTCctccgcaccgccgccgtctccgcgctcgccgcctccctcctcgcctccccgTCCCGCCCGCCCTCGGTCCTCGCActcgcgggcgccggcgcgctcGCACCCTACCTCGCGGAGGCCCACATCGCCGCCCTCCCGTCCATCTCCCGCGTCCTCGTCTGGAACCGCACCAGGTCCAAGTCCGCGGCGCTCGTCGCCAGGCTCCGGGACGCGCACCCGGGGCTCGCCGTCGAGGAGGCGGGCGGCATGGAcgaggcggtggccgcggcggacATCGTGAGCTGCGCGACGGGGTCGCGGGAGCCGATCGTGCGCGGGGAGCTGCTGCGCCCCGGCGCGCACCTGGACCTGGTGGGGTCGTTCACGCCGGAGATGCGGGAGTGCGACGACGAGGCGCTGCGCCGCGGGAGGGTGTTCATCGACTTCGAGGCCGCcatggaggaggccggggagctGGTGGGCGCGGTCCAGCGCGGCGTGTTGCGGAGGAGCGATGTGGCCGGGACTCTCGCGGAGCTGGCCGCCGGGACCGTCGACGGGAGGCGTAGCGACGACGAGATCACCGTGTTCAAGTCCGTCGGCACCGCTGTGGTCGATCTCTTGGCCGCGCAGCTGGCCTACGAGACTCACATTGCTACAACCAAGAACGCTTGA
- the LOC117837956 gene encoding L-type lectin-domain containing receptor kinase S.4 yields MAFRVRLAVLFLLARCLLCSPADVDFVYNGFRGAANLTVDGSASVLRGGALRLTTDGNYLMGHAFFGPPVRMVLGGDAVASFSTAFVFDIVTAGGRGGGAGLAFVAAASKVLPGASPSLYLGLIGKDTMGNASNHVFAVEFDTAQAPGLLNEINDNHVGVDLNSLVSNVSEPAGYFADDGRKVPVPLESRQPIQAWVDYDGRSKILNVTIAPVSVASRPRRPLISQPIDLSPIFKQDMYVGFSAATGKLASSHYVLSWSFRTGGAAQSIDLSQLPEVPKPPPPPLSNSGSISAAIMIAALSCVATLLVIVAAIVAALWLRQRAALADTLEEWELDHPHRFPYKELYKATKGFKNSELLGAGGFGEVYRGVLRRSGDVMAIKRISSNGSQGMREFVAEIASLGRMRHRNLVELRGWCKRGQDLLLVYEFMPNGSLDTHLFGCRVGDGEPRPLLSWEQRVRILRGVASGLVYLHEEWEQVVVHRDVKASNVLLGADMGARLGDFGLARLYEHGADPATTRVVGTLGYMSPEIVVTGRATTATDVFAFGVLLLEVACGCRPIDPVTGVNLVRWVRELGVKGDLVHAVDERLEGRYDVEEAKLVLWLGLVCSQTRPEARPTMRQVCQYLDGEVDMQEEAMIVFADDDPVEFGSKASLTWSSCATVSAGSLQGGR; encoded by the coding sequence ATGGCGTTCCGTGTCCGCCTCGCCGTGCTCTTCCTGCTCGCTCGTTGCCTCCTCTGCTCCCCCGCCGATGTCGATTTCGTCTACAACGGCTTCCGGGGCGCCGCCAACCTGACCGTGGACGGCTCGGCGTCGGTcctgcgcggcggcgcgctccggcTCACCACCGATGGGAACTACCTCATGGGCCACGCCTTCTTCGGCCCGCCGGTGCGCATGGTGCTCGGTGGCGATGCCGTCGCCTCCTTCAGCACGGCCTTCGTGTTCGACATCGTGACcgccggcggcaggggcggcggcgccggcctggCGTTCGTCGCCGCGGCGTCGAAGGTGCTGCCCGGAGCAAGCCCCAGCCTCTACCTTGGCCTCATCGGCAAGGACACCATGGGCAACGCCTCCAACCACGTATTTGCCGTCGAGTTCGACACGGCGCAGGCGCCCGGGCTCCTGAACGAGATCAACGACAACCACGTTGGCGTCGACCTGAACAGCCTCGTGTCGAACGTGTCGGAGCCGGCGGGGTACTTCGCTGACGACGGCAGGAAGGTCCCGGTGCCGCTCGAGAGCCGGCAGCCGATCCAGGCGTGGGTGGACTACGACGGCCGCTCCAAGATCCTCAACGTGACCATAGCTCCCGTGTCCGTGGCAAgtcggcctcgccggccgctcATCTCGCAGCCGATTGACCTCTCGCCGATCTTTAAGCAGGACATGTACGTTGGCTTCTCGGCAGCAACCGGGAAGCTGGCGAGCTCACATTACGTCCTCTCATGGAGTTTCCGCACTGGAGGAGCTGCGCAGTCCATCGATCTCTCCCAGCTGCCGGAAGTTCCAaagccgccacctcctccgcttTCCAATTCCGGTAGCATATCCGCCGCAATCATGATCGCCGCACTGTCCTGCGTGGCCACTCTTCTTGTGATCGTCGCGGCAATCGTTGCTGCACTCTGGCTGCGGCAGAGGGCGGCCCTCGCCGACACGCTCGAGGAGTGGGAGCTGGACCACCCGCACCGGTTCCCGTACAAGGAGCTCTATAAGGCGACGAAGGGGTTCAAGAACAGTGAGCTTCTCGGCGCCGGTGGCTTCGGCGAGGTGTACAGAGGCGTGCTCCGGCGGTCCGGTGATGTTATGGCCATCAAGCGGATCTCGAGCAACGGGTCGCAGGGGATGCGCGAGTTCGTGGCCGAGATCGCGAGCCTCGGGCGCATGCGGCACCGGAACCTGGTCGAGCTGCGCGGGTGGTGCAAGCGCGGGCAGGACCTGCTGCTGGTCTACGAGTTCATGCCCAACGGCAGCCTTGACACGCACCTGTTCGGCTGccgcgtcggcgacggcgagccccgGCCGCTGCTGTCATGGGAGCAGCGCGTCAGGATCCTCAGGGGCGTCGCGTCGGGGCTGGTGTACCTGCACGAGGAGTGGGAGCAGGTGGTGGTGCACCGCGACGTCAAGGCCAGCAACGTCCTGCTCGGCGCCGACATGGGCGCGCGGCTGGGGGACTTCGGCCTCGCGCGCCTCTACGAGCACGGCGCGGACCCCGCCACGACGCGCGTCGTCGGGACGCTGGGCTACATGTCGCCCGAGATCGTCGTGACAGGCAGGGCCACCACGGCCACCGACGTGTTCGCCTTCGGCGTGCTGCTCCTCGAGGTGGCGTGCGGGTGCCGGCCCATCGACCCCGTCACCGGCGTCAACCTGGTGCGCTGGGTCCGTGAGCTCGGCGTCAAGGGCGACCTCGTGCACGCCGTGGATGAAAGGCTTGAAGGGCGCTACGACGTTGAGGAAGCGAAGCTGGTGCTATGGCTGGGTCTCGTGTGCAGCCAGACGCGGCCGGAGGCGCGGCCTACCATGAGGCAGGTCTGCCAGTACCTGGACGGCGAGGTGGACATGCAGGAGGAGGCCATGATCGTCTTTGCAGACGACGATCCCGTCGAGTTCGGCTCAAAGGCGTCACTGACTTGGTCGTCGTGCGCGACAGTATCAGCAGGCTCCCTGCAGGGTGGCAGATGA
- the LOC117837957 gene encoding mitogen-activated protein kinase 6 — MDSSGGGGGAQIKGMATHGGRYVLYNVYGNLFEVSSKYAPPIRPIGRGAYGIVCAAVNSESGEEVAIKKVGNAFDNHIDAKRTLREIKLLRHMDHENILALKDVIRPPSRENFNDVYIVTELMDTDLHQIIRSNQPLTDDHCQYFLYQLLRGLKYVHSANILHRDLKPSNLFLNANCDLKIADFGLARTTSETDLMTEYVVTRWYRAPELLLNCSQYTAAIDVWSVGCILGEIVTRQPLFPGRDYIQQLKLITELIGSPDDASLGFLRSDNAKRYMKQLPQFPRQDFRLRFRNMSAGAVDLLERMLVFDPSRRITVDEALHHPYLASLHDINEEPTCPAPFSFDFEQPSFTEAHIKELIWRESLAFNPDPPY, encoded by the exons ATGGattcctccggcggcggcggtggcgcgcagATCAAGGGGATGGCGACGCACGGCGGGCGCTACGTGCTGTACAACGTGTACGGGAACCTCTTCGAGGTCTCCTCCAAGTACGCCCCGCCCATCCGCCCCATCGGCCGCGGCGCCTACGGCATTGTCTG CGCGGCTGTTAACTCGGAGTCAGGGGAGGAGGTTGCGATCAAGAAGGTTGGCAATGCGTTCGACAACCACATCGACGCCAAGCGGACGCTGAGGGAGATCAAGCTTCTCCGCCACATGGACCACGAGAAC ATCCTTGCCTTAAAGGACGTCATACGCCCACCAAGTAGAGAGAACTTTAATGACGTGTACATTGTTACTGAGTTAATGGATACAGATCTCCATCAGATCATACGTTCAAATCAGCCATTGACTGATGATCATTGCCAG TACTTCTTGTATCAGTTGCTACGAGGGCTAAAATATGTGCACTCAGCAAATATATTGCACCGGGATCTAAAGCCTAGCAATTTGTTCCTAAACGCAAATTGTGACCTCAAGATTGCAGACTTTGGGCTTGCAAGAACCACTTCGGAGACAGATCTCATGACAGAGTATGTGGTCACTCGTTGGTACAGGGCACCAGAGCTGCTGTTGAACTGTTCACAGTATACTGCTGCCATTGATGTCTGGTCAGTTGGATGCATACTAGGTGAAATTGTTACTCGGCAACCCCTGTTTCCTGGACGGGATTACATCCAGCAATTAAAACTGATCACTGAG CTAATAGGCTCACCAGATGATGCAAGCCTGGGATTCCTTCGAAGTGATAATGCAAAAAGATACATGAAACAACTACCACAGTTTCCAAGGCAGGATTTCCGCTTGCGTTTCCGCAACATGTCTGCCGGTGCAGTCGATTTGTTGGAGAGAATGCTCGTGTTTGATCCAAGCAGACGGATCACAG TTGATGAGGCTCTGCATCACCCATACTTGGCTTCTCTTCATGACATTAATGAAGAACCTACCTGCCCTGCACCTTTCAGCTTTGATTTTGAGCAACCATCCTTTACAGAAGCACATATAAAAGAACTCATCTGGAGGGAATCTTTAGCCTTTAACCCGGATCCTCCCTACTAA